The nucleotide sequence GCTATCATCGTCGTTCGATTGCTGAAACTACCATGTTCCGCTTTAAGACTATTTTTGGGGGCAATCTCAGTGCACGTCAATTTGACAATCAAGCCGTGGAATTGTTCATCAAATGTGTTGCGCTCAACCGCATGATTCAGATCGCTAAACCCGATAGCTACAAAGTCGAAGCTTAATACCCGGACGACCTCAAGGTGAGCCTGATCATCCTTCTAATCATGCAACAAAGCCGAATAGAAGCCCAAAAGCCACTGATAACAAGGATGATAGAAAATGTTAAGAAGCTCTCAAATAACCTTTAGAGGGCTGGGATACTACGTTAACGTTAAGTTCAGGTTATGTATACAAGGTGATCGCCCCTCTTTGGTTTCAGAGTATCGCGTCTAGGCCAGG is from Synechococcales cyanobacterium T60_A2020_003 and encodes:
- a CDS encoding IS5/IS1182 family transposase; the protein is YHRRSIAETTMFRFKTIFGGNLSARQFDNQAVELFIKCVALNRMIQIAKPDSYKVEA